A region of Bacillota bacterium DNA encodes the following proteins:
- a CDS encoding response regulator: MSRVLVVDDSQFVRMRTAKLLREHGHEVLEAGNGREAVELYGRERPDLVLLDITMPEMDGLTALREILAADAGARVVMCTALAQKATVLEAIKAGAKDFLVKPFEPERVLQSVERWGSPR, encoded by the coding sequence ATGAGCCGGGTGCTCGTCGTCGACGACTCGCAGTTCGTGCGCATGCGCACGGCCAAACTCCTGCGCGAACACGGCCACGAGGTGCTGGAGGCCGGCAACGGGCGCGAGGCGGTGGAGCTCTACGGGCGCGAGCGGCCGGACCTGGTCCTCCTCGACATCACCATGCCGGAGATGGACGGGCTGACGGCCCTGCGCGAGATCCTGGCCGCCGACGCGGGGGCGCGGGTGGTGATGTGCACGGCGCTGGCCCAGAAGGCGACGGTGCTGGAGGCCATCAAGGCCGGCGCCAAGGACTTCCTGGTCAAGCCCTTCGAGCCCGAGCGCGTCCTCCAGTCGGTGGAACGCTGGGGGAGCCCCCGGTGA
- a CDS encoding chemotaxis protein CheX, producing MGIDELARAVDEGLRQAGQALSAMLGQPVECRPEAVRRVGGRELEALMAGLEEPVEAVCIDVQGGLGGTALLAFTADSSRELVGALTGEAPEGDLGEMGRSVLAEVGNVTVTSFLNVLGERTGSVTAPSVPEVLEAPLAAVLERAAGSLGGGGQGSPWLLCRARFEAAGRRVLAQLAYLPQPARVEGEPA from the coding sequence ATGGGCATCGACGAGCTGGCCCGCGCCGTCGACGAGGGGCTGCGGCAGGCCGGGCAGGCGCTCTCCGCCATGCTCGGCCAGCCGGTGGAGTGCCGCCCGGAGGCGGTGCGGCGCGTGGGTGGACGTGAGCTGGAAGCGCTGATGGCGGGCCTGGAGGAGCCCGTGGAGGCGGTCTGCATCGACGTCCAGGGCGGCCTGGGCGGGACGGCCCTCCTGGCCTTCACGGCCGACTCCAGCCGCGAGCTGGTGGGGGCGCTGACGGGCGAGGCGCCGGAGGGCGATCTGGGCGAGATGGGGCGTTCGGTGCTGGCGGAGGTGGGCAACGTGACCGTCACGTCCTTCCTCAACGTGCTGGGCGAGAGGACGGGGAGCGTCACCGCGCCGTCGGTGCCGGAGGTGCTGGAGGCGCCGCTGGCGGCCGTGCTGGAGCGGGCGGCGGGTTCCCTCGGGGGCGGCGGGCAGGGTTCGCCCTGGCTCCTCTGCCGGGCGCGCTTCGAGGCCGCCGGCCGGCGCGTGCTGGCGCAGCTGGCCTACCTGCCGCAGCCGGCCCGCGTGGAGGGGGAGCCCGCATGA